One stretch of Nitrospirota bacterium DNA includes these proteins:
- a CDS encoding SET domain-containing protein-lysine N-methyltransferase, translated as MDDGFELRVSDRKGEGIFATRSFKAGETVMIGVIEKRLKENHSHASQIGEDEYVFHAGSISKVNHSCDPNCGIKINETGAHDFAAIREIIADEEITFDYAMRNYGVDYFPKECMCGSEICRGRVTGWKDLPEARKKRYEGFVAPYLLEMDARYCAEQT; from the coding sequence ATGGACGATGGATTTGAATTAAGAGTATCTGATAGAAAAGGGGAAGGCATTTTTGCGACGAGATCATTTAAGGCCGGTGAAACCGTGATGATCGGAGTAATTGAAAAAAGACTGAAGGAGAATCACTCTCATGCCTCACAGATTGGTGAGGATGAATATGTCTTTCATGCTGGATCAATAAGCAAGGTCAATCATTCGTGCGACCCTAATTGTGGTATCAAAATCAATGAAACCGGTGCCCATGATTTTGCAGCCATAAGGGAAATTATTGCTGATGAGGAGATAACCTTTGATTATGCCATGAGAAATTATGGAGTTGATTATTTCCCGAAAGAGTGCATGTGCGGCTCTGAAATATGTCGTGGCAGAGTTACCGGCTGGAAGGATTTGCCGGAGGCGAGGAAGAAAAGATACGAAGGCTTTGTTGCTCCTTACCTTCTTGAAATGGATGCCAGGTATTGTGCGGAGCAAACATAG
- a CDS encoding lytic transglycosylase domain-containing protein produces the protein MKKIFRHFLFISFALIVFPAFSDYTNTSSAGTVDRALNSPVETGIYNEVITRLVLDSGKAHLFSDYLLFLGAMDAYTEGDYYHSLADIDKFLSLYQDTYLSKDIRLLKIKVLYAILDEQDIWPEIDGCFEKDASFYSITLKEIKDYLRDFPSDPEARYLYARTLERAGMEGEAGVILKSLYVKADRYYTELKDEVSPDDLSTEEIILMSKNLRRFLRLKESETLLLTRLNKLAGSDRKPLYTSLADTYFRMKNYSLAALYYQKADNVQKAAISYYRAGDYDLFEKMLDLARDKKTKETCTLFLLKGIQKRRDMEFDEALQIFRMAYRSYPCEKEALWHIAWTEYLMGDFLSASYNFRDLYSQHRNPGYLYWQARSLESLGQNAKGLYSSIEGDSFYAFLGRMRSGGISLTSGRVELRNSLKKEVTSFDAGTDSLSRAKTPESVNFPDNLSLTFKRAGFLNSVGLQDYAIKEIYSYKPEGDYDRLKICRYLQSLEAFNESFRCASKLKRYPGTSVLLYPAVYSDIVDRISADYNIDPLVIFSVMREESRFNRKAISRSGALGLMQLMPFTAQRMAKSLGYGTGVLSDNEIMRPDLNITLGSYYLGQLISEFGSVPMAVAAYNAGESAVRRWLEANQYNELDEFIEDIPYKETRLYVKKVLRSYFKYLDIYGQKKIRDKTASGN, from the coding sequence ATGAAAAAGATATTTAGACATTTTTTGTTTATTTCATTCGCTCTTATCGTATTCCCGGCTTTTAGTGATTACACAAATACCTCTTCTGCCGGGACAGTGGACAGGGCACTGAATAGTCCTGTTGAGACAGGAATATATAATGAAGTAATAACACGTTTAGTCCTCGATTCCGGAAAAGCCCACCTTTTCAGTGATTATCTCCTTTTTCTCGGTGCCATGGATGCCTATACTGAAGGGGATTATTATCATAGCCTTGCTGATATAGATAAATTTCTCTCTCTCTATCAGGATACATACCTATCTAAAGATATACGGCTGTTGAAGATTAAAGTCCTCTATGCAATCCTTGACGAACAGGATATATGGCCGGAGATAGACGGGTGCTTTGAAAAAGATGCTTCCTTCTATTCAATTACCCTGAAGGAGATCAAGGATTACCTTAGGGACTTTCCTTCTGACCCGGAAGCCCGGTATCTCTATGCAAGAACATTAGAGAGGGCAGGAATGGAGGGAGAGGCCGGAGTTATCCTTAAATCCTTATACGTCAAGGCTGATAGATACTATACAGAGCTTAAGGATGAGGTCTCTCCTGATGACCTCTCTACAGAAGAAATCATCCTGATGAGCAAAAACCTCCGCAGATTTCTCAGACTGAAAGAGTCAGAAACCCTGCTCCTGACGAGATTGAACAAGCTGGCCGGCAGTGACAGAAAACCACTTTATACCTCCCTTGCCGATACATATTTTCGTATGAAGAATTATAGCTTGGCAGCCCTCTATTATCAAAAAGCCGACAACGTCCAGAAGGCGGCAATATCTTATTACAGGGCAGGTGATTATGATCTCTTTGAGAAGATGCTCGATCTGGCAAGGGATAAAAAGACCAAAGAGACCTGTACTCTCTTTCTGCTTAAAGGGATACAGAAGAGACGCGATATGGAGTTTGATGAGGCTCTGCAGATATTCAGGATGGCCTACAGAAGCTATCCCTGCGAGAAGGAAGCACTCTGGCATATTGCATGGACGGAATATTTAATGGGGGATTTCCTCAGTGCATCATATAATTTCAGAGACCTCTACAGCCAGCACAGAAACCCTGGATATCTTTACTGGCAGGCAAGATCACTTGAAAGTCTCGGACAAAATGCAAAAGGACTTTATAGTAGTATAGAGGGTGACTCTTTTTATGCATTTCTGGGGCGGATGAGGTCTGGCGGTATCAGCCTGACATCCGGGAGAGTTGAGCTCCGGAATTCATTAAAAAAAGAGGTTACGAGCTTCGATGCTGGAACAGATAGCCTGTCGAGGGCTAAAACTCCTGAATCTGTAAATTTCCCGGATAACCTTTCACTAACCTTTAAACGGGCCGGCTTCCTCAACAGTGTTGGCCTGCAGGATTATGCAATAAAGGAGATTTACAGCTACAAGCCGGAGGGTGACTATGACAGATTGAAGATATGCAGGTATCTCCAGTCCCTGGAGGCATTTAATGAATCTTTCCGCTGCGCAAGTAAACTGAAGAGATATCCCGGGACTTCCGTGCTCCTTTACCCTGCCGTATACAGTGATATTGTTGACAGAATATCGGCTGATTATAATATAGACCCCCTTGTTATCTTCTCAGTGATGCGGGAGGAGAGCAGGTTTAACAGAAAGGCAATCTCAAGGTCCGGGGCGCTGGGTCTGATGCAGCTCATGCCATTTACCGCGCAACGAATGGCAAAATCACTCGGCTATGGGACGGGGGTGCTTTCTGACAATGAAATTATGAGACCCGATTTAAATATAACCCTGGGCAGTTACTATCTCGGGCAGTTGATTAGCGAGTTCGGGTCTGTCCCAATGGCTGTGGCAGCCTATAACGCAGGAGAGAGTGCTGTCAGGAGATGGCTTGAGGCCAATCAGTACAATGAACTCGACGAGTTCATTGAGGACATCCCCTATAAAGAAACTCGACTCTATGTAAAAAAGGTACTGCGTTCATATTTTAAGTATCTTGATATCTACGGACAGAAGAAAATAAGAGATAAAACAGCGTCTGGCAATTAG
- a CDS encoding sensor domain-containing diguanylate cyclase — translation MELTVIALISLLIIVLILLFLFIKKERMYKNMVKGYLRTIRELNILNELSAHLHTTMDREVVLESIMDRVKDLLRAEKSAIIIIDKHERITDFYSSLGPTGKCKTEVRGIIKKVFKELTPLRTEDIKKVPDFQGFPDKHPEIRSLLIVPIMLRRKAIGVLAVSDKKGSRSFSSEDEDLLLTLAFHSAFAIEKVDLHEGIVKMASTDGLTGLNNHRTFQERLDEELERARRFGNKVSLLMIDIDHFKAFNDTYGHVSGDEALKRISCTLVDNIRTVDFAARYGGEEFAIILPEIPLEGAMVVAERIRESVETQTLRLNGKKAKITLSIGVACFPDHALNRKDLIDRADKALYLAKRSGRNKVCAYAK, via the coding sequence ATGGAATTAACAGTTATAGCTTTAATCTCCCTTCTAATCATCGTCCTTATTCTCCTCTTCCTTTTTATTAAAAAGGAGCGGATGTATAAGAACATGGTAAAGGGATATCTGAGAACAATAAGAGAGCTGAATATACTCAATGAGCTCTCCGCCCATCTCCATACAACCATGGATAGAGAAGTGGTACTTGAGAGTATTATGGACAGGGTAAAGGACCTCCTCAGAGCAGAAAAATCAGCCATTATCATTATTGACAAACATGAGAGGATAACGGATTTCTATTCTTCCCTGGGGCCTACGGGGAAGTGTAAAACGGAGGTCAGGGGCATTATAAAAAAGGTCTTTAAGGAACTGACCCCGCTAAGAACAGAAGATATTAAAAAAGTGCCTGATTTTCAGGGTTTTCCGGACAAACATCCCGAGATACGGAGCCTGCTCATCGTTCCCATAATGTTAAGAAGGAAGGCCATAGGTGTGCTTGCTGTTTCCGACAAGAAAGGTTCCCGCTCCTTTTCATCAGAGGATGAAGACCTCCTGCTGACCCTTGCCTTTCACTCTGCATTTGCCATTGAAAAGGTTGATCTTCATGAAGGGATAGTGAAGATGGCAAGTACGGATGGCCTCACCGGATTGAACAACCACAGAACCTTTCAGGAAAGACTCGATGAGGAGCTTGAGAGGGCAAGGAGGTTTGGTAACAAGGTAAGCCTGCTCATGATAGATATCGATCATTTCAAGGCATTCAATGATACTTACGGCCATGTGTCCGGTGATGAAGCGCTGAAGAGAATCTCCTGCACCCTCGTTGATAATATAAGAACCGTTGATTTTGCAGCCCGGTATGGTGGCGAGGAATTTGCCATTATATTGCCGGAGATACCGCTGGAAGGGGCAATGGTTGTAGCAGAAAGAATCAGGGAATCAGTGGAAACCCAGACATTGCGTTTAAACGGGAAAAAAGCAAAAATTACACTCAGTATTGGTGTTGCCTGCTTTCCGGATCATGCCCTGAACAGAAAAGACCTTATAGACAGGGCAGATAAGGCCCTGTACCTTGCCAAACGCTCCGGGAGGAATAAAGTGTGTGCTTATGCCAAGTAA
- a CDS encoding radical SAM protein has translation MRIDKKTALNLLKNSDLLEIGKIADGIRKDLHPEGVVTFIVDRNINYTNVCINKCRFCAFYRDPDSPEAYVLEEEQLFEKIRETIHLGGTQILIQGGLHPALDLSFYTEMLRSIKREFDINVHGFSPPEISYIAGKSGLTLKETLLTLKDAGLDSIPGGGAEILSDRVREVLSPKKIRSSEWLEVMEEAHGLGIKSTATMMFGSIEEEEDIIEHLDVIRALQDRTGGFTAFIPWSFQPGNTEIAKQEPDVNSQPATRNSQLESQKPAVNPQPATRNPQLIPATAVDYLRVLSLSRLYLDNIRNIQASWVTQGLKMAQAALRFGANDFGSTMIEENVVKAAGVSYRVTREDIINSIRQAGFRPAQRDTCYNIIKYF, from the coding sequence ATGAGAATAGATAAAAAAACTGCATTAAATCTGCTAAAAAACTCCGACCTTCTTGAGATTGGAAAGATAGCGGACGGAATAAGGAAAGACCTCCATCCGGAGGGTGTCGTTACCTTTATTGTGGACAGGAATATCAACTATACCAATGTCTGTATAAATAAGTGCAGGTTTTGTGCATTTTACAGAGACCCGGATTCTCCGGAGGCCTATGTACTGGAAGAGGAGCAGCTATTTGAAAAGATCAGGGAAACGATACATCTGGGTGGAACACAGATACTAATCCAGGGCGGGCTCCATCCGGCGCTGGACCTCTCCTTTTATACAGAAATGCTGAGGTCCATAAAGAGAGAGTTCGATATAAATGTGCATGGCTTTTCACCACCTGAGATAAGTTACATTGCCGGAAAATCCGGTCTTACCCTAAAGGAAACCCTCTTGACTCTCAAGGATGCAGGCCTTGATTCAATTCCAGGCGGAGGCGCCGAAATCCTGTCGGACAGGGTGAGAGAGGTGCTTAGTCCGAAAAAAATAAGGTCATCAGAATGGCTTGAGGTCATGGAGGAAGCTCATGGACTCGGGATAAAGAGCACTGCAACCATGATGTTTGGTTCCATAGAAGAAGAGGAGGATATAATTGAACACCTTGATGTCATAAGGGCACTTCAGGACAGGACAGGTGGTTTTACAGCCTTTATTCCCTGGAGTTTTCAACCTGGGAATACAGAGATTGCAAAACAGGAGCCAGATGTAAACTCGCAACCCGCAACCCGCAACTCGCAACTCGAAAGTCAGAAGCCGGCTGTAAACCCGCAACCCGCAACCCGCAACCCGCAACTAATCCCTGCCACCGCAGTCGACTACCTCAGGGTCCTGTCACTCTCAAGGCTCTATCTCGACAACATCAGGAACATCCAGGCATCCTGGGTTACACAGGGCCTGAAGATGGCACAGGCTGCCCTGAGGTTTGGTGCTAATGATTTTGGCTCTACAATGATCGAGGAGAATGTGGTAAAGGCCGCAGGGGTTTCATACAGGGTTACACGTGAGGATATAATAAACTCAATCAGGCAGGCAGGGTTCAGGCCTGCCCAGAGAGACACCTGTTATAATATAATAAAATACTTCTGA
- the mqnE gene encoding aminofutalosine synthase MqnE, with translation MPSKGAISEYIEQKILAGERITFEEAVALFQDDDIHTLGKLATSVAEKKNGNRVYFIQNRHVNPTNICVNRCRFCAFSRSTGEKGSFELSIDEILRRIELSPEGLREIHIVGGLHPDRPFGYYLSLLRALKKHFPNIHIKAFTAVEVDYFSRISNLGLRDTLLRLKESGLDAMPGGGAEIFASSIRERLCPEKITAERWLEVHKAAHLCGIKTNATMLYGHFESYEDRIDHLSRLRELQDQTGGFQAFIPLSYHPRNTDMGGRYPSGIDDLKTIAISRLVLDNFPHIKAYWVMLGEKLSQVALLFGADDIDGTVIEEKITHAAGAMTGEGLTKAEMVNLIRKAGKVPVERDAFYETVKVYETPVKDENR, from the coding sequence ATGCCAAGTAAAGGAGCTATAAGTGAATACATAGAGCAGAAAATCCTTGCCGGTGAAAGGATCACTTTTGAAGAAGCGGTTGCCCTTTTTCAGGATGATGACATCCACACACTGGGTAAACTTGCAACCTCCGTTGCAGAGAAAAAAAACGGTAACAGGGTTTATTTTATCCAGAACCGCCATGTAAATCCCACAAACATATGCGTAAACCGATGCCGTTTTTGTGCCTTCAGCAGGTCAACGGGAGAAAAAGGCTCCTTTGAATTATCAATTGATGAGATATTAAGGAGGATTGAACTCTCCCCTGAAGGTCTCAGAGAGATCCATATAGTCGGAGGACTCCACCCTGACCGGCCCTTTGGATATTATCTGAGTCTGCTGCGAGCGCTCAAGAAGCACTTTCCCAATATACATATCAAGGCATTTACAGCAGTTGAAGTTGATTATTTTTCAAGGATAAGCAATCTTGGCCTCAGGGATACCCTGTTAAGACTGAAAGAGAGTGGTCTTGATGCCATGCCGGGTGGAGGGGCGGAAATATTTGCAAGCAGCATAAGGGAGAGGCTCTGTCCCGAAAAGATAACAGCTGAAAGGTGGCTTGAAGTTCACAAGGCAGCGCATTTATGTGGTATAAAGACAAACGCCACCATGCTGTACGGTCATTTTGAATCATACGAAGACAGGATAGACCACCTTTCAAGGTTGAGGGAACTCCAGGACCAGACAGGCGGGTTTCAGGCATTCATCCCCCTCTCCTACCATCCCCGGAATACAGACATGGGAGGCCGGTATCCTTCGGGAATCGATGATTTAAAGACAATAGCAATCAGCCGCCTTGTGCTTGACAACTTTCCACACATAAAGGCATATTGGGTTATGCTTGGTGAAAAACTCTCTCAGGTGGCACTCCTGTTCGGGGCAGATGATATTGACGGCACGGTCATTGAGGAGAAGATTACCCATGCAGCAGGTGCGATGACGGGTGAAGGACTTACAAAAGCAGAGATGGTAAACCTTATCAGGAAGGCTGGGAAAGTACCTGTTGAAAGGGATGCTTTTTATGAAACAGTGAAGGTCTACGAGACTCCGGTGAAAGATGAGAATAGATAA
- a CDS encoding type II toxin-antitoxin system HicA family toxin, whose product MKRSELLRHLRKHGCYLKREGSSHSLWCNPLTGHVETIPRHTEISNKLARKICKALSIKEIG is encoded by the coding sequence ATGAAAAGAAGCGAGCTATTACGACATCTTCGCAAACACGGCTGTTACCTCAAACGAGAGGGTTCATCTCACTCTCTATGGTGTAATCCTTTAACAGGTCATGTCGAAACCATACCTCGCCATACGGAGATTTCTAATAAGTTAGCTCGGAAAATCTGTAAGGCATTATCAATAAAAGAGATTGGATAA
- the coaE gene encoding dephospho-CoA kinase (Dephospho-CoA kinase (CoaE) performs the final step in coenzyme A biosynthesis.) produces MLVGLTGCFGCGKSTVLKLFEELGATVLSADSIVHDLLKRSEVRNSIVEMFGPDILVKGEIVRKKLSEKVFSDETKRKKLEKLLHPLVLETIEQNYKKAANLTSNTEIIMVVEIPLLFETGFDKGVDAVVVVRAEADVVRERLRRKGFSDEEIRVRAAAQLPVDEKASRADYVIDNTGSLDDTERQVRRVWEDF; encoded by the coding sequence ATGCTTGTGGGCCTTACCGGTTGTTTTGGATGCGGAAAGTCCACTGTGCTTAAGTTATTTGAAGAACTCGGCGCTACTGTTCTAAGCGCTGATTCAATCGTTCATGACCTGTTAAAGCGCTCAGAAGTCAGGAATTCCATAGTGGAGATGTTTGGCCCGGATATCCTCGTAAAGGGGGAGATTGTCAGAAAAAAACTCTCTGAAAAGGTCTTCTCTGATGAAACCAAAAGAAAGAAACTGGAAAAACTGCTCCATCCCCTTGTTCTTGAAACAATAGAGCAAAATTATAAGAAGGCCGCAAATCTGACCAGTAACACGGAAATCATTATGGTTGTGGAGATCCCCCTGCTTTTTGAGACCGGATTTGATAAAGGGGTGGATGCGGTGGTTGTTGTCAGGGCTGAAGCGGATGTTGTCCGCGAGCGATTAAGGAGAAAGGGTTTTTCTGATGAAGAGATAAGGGTGCGGGCTGCTGCTCAGTTACCGGTTGATGAAAAGGCCTCCAGGGCGGACTATGTTATAGACAATACAGGTTCCCTCGATGACACGGAGAGGCAGGTCAGGAGAGTATGGGAAGACTTTTGA
- a CDS encoding FAD-dependent oxidoreductase — protein MGEDEIYDVLIIGGGPAGLTAAQYAARAHLKTAILDKSSTAGALAIADKVENYPGLTEPISGKELLDIFREQAIRFGAEYLEVQVIGVSLDKEIKEIYTIERTFQGKAVILATGAMGRKPTVKGEKEFLGKGVSYCAICDAAFFRGKTVCVIGDSEEAVKEAELLTRFAETVYLIAPSKSLKISGEHHLSKIDNLKLLTGHVVLSIEGGEVVERIKLKDRNTDKEEILPMDGVFVYLHGNKPVVDFLNFSVDISDEECIITNRMMETNQPGVFAAGDVTCVEVRQVVVAAANGCVAALSADKYVHHRKRRRYDWSK, from the coding sequence ATGGGTGAAGACGAAATATATGACGTTCTGATTATCGGAGGTGGTCCCGCAGGTCTTACAGCAGCCCAGTATGCTGCAAGGGCCCATCTCAAAACAGCCATTCTTGACAAATCCTCTACAGCAGGAGCCCTTGCAATTGCAGATAAGGTAGAGAACTATCCCGGCTTGACAGAGCCCATCTCCGGGAAGGAACTTCTCGATATATTCCGGGAACAGGCGATACGGTTCGGGGCAGAATACCTTGAGGTACAAGTCATAGGTGTAAGTCTGGATAAAGAGATAAAAGAAATCTATACAATAGAGAGGACTTTTCAGGGAAAGGCCGTTATTTTAGCGACCGGTGCTATGGGCAGGAAACCTACAGTCAAGGGAGAGAAGGAGTTCCTCGGGAAAGGTGTAAGCTACTGTGCAATATGTGACGCTGCGTTTTTCAGGGGTAAGACTGTCTGTGTTATTGGAGACTCTGAGGAAGCTGTAAAGGAAGCCGAACTGCTTACGCGTTTTGCTGAGACTGTATATCTGATAGCTCCATCAAAGTCACTCAAAATTTCAGGCGAACATCACCTGTCTAAAATTGACAATCTGAAATTACTCACAGGTCATGTTGTTTTATCTATTGAAGGAGGCGAGGTAGTTGAAAGGATAAAGCTGAAGGACAGAAACACCGACAAAGAGGAGATATTACCTATGGATGGGGTCTTTGTTTATCTTCACGGAAACAAGCCTGTGGTTGATTTTCTCAATTTTTCCGTTGATATTAGCGATGAAGAATGCATAATAACAAACAGGATGATGGAGACAAATCAGCCGGGGGTTTTTGCAGCAGGCGATGTCACCTGTGTTGAGGTCAGGCAGGTTGTTGTAGCTGCGGCAAACGGCTGCGTGGCAGCACTGTCTGCAGACAAATATGTACACCACAGAAAGAGACGGAGATATGACTGGTCAAAATAA
- a CDS encoding ATP-binding protein, giving the protein MKPLVSILYLIASITVLSHGVMVYLNNRKSRINMSLFLFCLASFFWLFFAFVATFSDSYDTSLLFFRICYVGIVFIPSTFYHFAHEFVGRTSRKRIAARYLVSTLFALIVLGTNHMIKGLFLYPWGFYPAASSPFHIIFMLFFLITLFSALNLIYKEMKKRNVPSIQRTKLKYIFAGLLVAALASVDFLGNYGIPVMPLGFIFMSLFTFILTYATLRHQLLDIRVAFARLFLLFITAVVVTGTPFLLGIKLLGPGLWIIPVSVALILAATAPLLYIYIGERTENLLLKQQRRYQQTLLYASHGMLYKRDLNRLLKFVVILLTLVARLRYAAIYLFDEESNHFELKAERPRLPERPLTLDMQNPIVRKISKKEILNRDELLSRGEGRGVVDEMQRLNAAIIIPCCTRRGIVGFLAFGNKRSGQHFSSDEIDTFLTLSNQFALAIENALYLKDLEKAGSELFHAAKMSSLGTMASGLGHQINNRLHTILLAVESLNIMYSDTFNKRGKELVGSIVNNIRQAEDTIEKLRNYSRTSSEEMSPVLLKDVIESSFEMMRLKKSSFSQIRLEVDVESSLKVVGNLSQLREVFLNLLENADNAIRQSLAKGNDKEPTIGIRARALERGMVKVVIEDNGIGIRKDDFDKLFVPFYTTKASSSQGTGLGLYIADKIIELHGGTIRVESVNGRETKFIIRLKRA; this is encoded by the coding sequence ATGAAACCTTTAGTCAGCATCCTATACCTCATTGCATCCATCACCGTCCTCTCTCACGGTGTCATGGTCTATCTGAACAACCGAAAGTCAAGGATAAACATGAGCCTTTTCCTGTTTTGTCTGGCATCATTCTTCTGGCTCTTTTTTGCTTTTGTAGCAACTTTTTCAGATAGTTATGATACGTCCCTCCTTTTTTTCAGGATATGCTATGTTGGCATAGTCTTTATCCCTTCAACCTTCTACCATTTTGCACATGAATTCGTGGGCAGAACCTCACGAAAGAGAATAGCTGCCAGGTATCTCGTATCTACCCTGTTTGCCTTAATAGTCTTAGGTACAAACCACATGATAAAAGGTCTTTTCTTATACCCCTGGGGATTTTACCCTGCAGCGTCAAGCCCCTTTCACATTATCTTCATGCTCTTTTTTCTGATTACTCTGTTCTCTGCCCTGAACCTGATATATAAGGAGATGAAGAAAAGGAATGTACCGTCTATACAGCGGACCAAGCTAAAATACATCTTTGCAGGATTGCTGGTTGCAGCCCTTGCATCCGTTGACTTTCTTGGTAACTACGGTATACCGGTGATGCCACTCGGTTTTATCTTCATGTCACTTTTTACGTTTATCCTCACATATGCAACCCTGAGACATCAGCTCCTCGATATCAGAGTGGCCTTTGCAAGGTTATTCCTTCTCTTTATAACCGCCGTTGTTGTCACCGGCACACCTTTTCTTTTAGGTATAAAGCTCCTTGGCCCTGGATTATGGATAATTCCCGTATCCGTTGCCCTTATACTCGCTGCCACTGCTCCACTCCTGTATATTTATATAGGAGAACGTACAGAAAATTTGCTGTTGAAGCAGCAGAGACGCTACCAGCAGACCCTTCTGTATGCATCCCATGGCATGTTATACAAGAGAGACCTGAACAGGCTGCTCAAATTTGTAGTAATATTATTAACTCTCGTTGCACGGCTGAGATATGCCGCAATATATCTGTTCGATGAAGAGTCAAACCATTTTGAACTGAAGGCAGAGAGGCCTCGGCTGCCGGAAAGGCCTCTGACACTCGATATGCAAAACCCGATTGTCAGGAAAATATCAAAAAAAGAGATACTGAACAGGGATGAACTCCTCAGCAGGGGGGAAGGCCGTGGGGTGGTTGACGAGATGCAAAGGCTTAATGCCGCTATCATCATACCATGCTGCACCCGGCGGGGCATTGTTGGATTTCTTGCTTTTGGAAACAAGAGGTCCGGCCAGCACTTCTCCTCTGATGAGATCGACACATTTCTTACACTCTCCAACCAGTTTGCCCTTGCAATTGAGAATGCACTGTATCTGAAGGATCTTGAAAAAGCAGGATCTGAACTCTTCCACGCTGCAAAAATGTCGTCTCTCGGAACTATGGCCTCTGGTTTGGGACATCAGATAAATAACCGACTCCATACAATCCTGCTTGCAGTAGAGTCGCTCAACATAATGTACTCAGACACCTTTAACAAGAGGGGAAAGGAGCTTGTCGGTTCCATAGTCAATAATATAAGACAGGCGGAGGATACGATTGAAAAACTTAGAAACTACTCAAGAACCTCCTCTGAAGAGATGTCTCCGGTATTGTTAAAGGATGTAATTGAAAGTAGCTTTGAGATGATGAGACTGAAAAAATCCTCTTTCAGCCAAATAAGGCTTGAGGTCGATGTCGAGAGTTCTTTAAAAGTAGTGGGCAACCTGTCACAGTTGAGAGAGGTTTTCCTTAATCTCCTTGAGAACGCCGACAACGCCATAAGGCAATCCCTTGCAAAAGGCAATGATAAGGAACCAACGATTGGAATACGGGCAAGGGCATTGGAAAGGGGAATGGTCAAGGTTGTGATTGAGGACAACGGCATAGGGATCAGAAAGGATGATTTTGACAAACTGTTTGTTCCGTTTTATACAACCAAGGCATCATCATCCCAGGGTACAGGCCTTGGTCTTTATATAGCGGATAAGATAATAGAGCTGCATGGCGGTACAATAAGGGTTGAATCAGTAAATGGCAGGGAAACAAAATTTATCATAAGGCTCAAAAGGGCATAA
- a CDS encoding PEP-CTERM sorting domain-containing protein, with protein sequence MLGNLFVRENLERKEEEKMKIVKPMLTFVFALVVSLVMVGNATAFFIDFEDGVNGAPVTDIPGISFLDYNGYASLYLDCSTGSYNCSDMNGSYSYGGYYIYDNVGLWAGPNADAQGVIVDFTSNDGTWFSTGYSANSNFYVVAYLTDGSTVTASGGKNYGVGMDFLSVAASAGTYIDYVVLHDTGNYWVVDNMSGDASGVNVPEPGTLLLIGSGLIGLAFARRKMI encoded by the coding sequence ATGTTAGGAAATCTCTTTGTAAGAGAAAATTTAGAAAGAAAGGAGGAGGAGAAAATGAAAATAGTGAAACCGATGTTAACGTTTGTGTTTGCATTAGTAGTAAGTCTTGTAATGGTTGGTAACGCAACCGCTTTCTTCATTGATTTTGAAGATGGAGTCAACGGAGCGCCTGTAACCGACATTCCCGGCATCAGTTTTTTAGATTACAATGGGTATGCCTCTCTCTATTTAGATTGCTCTACCGGTAGCTATAACTGTTCAGATATGAACGGCAGTTATAGTTATGGCGGTTACTACATTTATGATAATGTTGGCTTATGGGCTGGCCCAAATGCTGATGCACAGGGCGTAATAGTCGATTTTACGTCGAATGATGGAACCTGGTTTTCAACCGGCTATAGCGCTAATAGTAACTTCTATGTGGTGGCATACTTAACCGATGGGAGCACTGTAACTGCTTCTGGTGGAAAAAATTACGGAGTTGGAATGGACTTTCTGAGCGTTGCCGCTTCTGCGGGCACCTATATCGATTATGTAGTCCTGCATGATACCGGTAACTACTGGGTTGTTGATAACATGAGTGGCGATGCATCCGGAGTTAATGTGCCCGAACCAGGCACTTTGCTCCTCATAGGCTCAGGCCTGATCGGACTTGCGTTTGCTAGAAGAAAGATGATATAA